Part of the Sphingobacteriaceae bacterium genome, ACTCGTATCAAAAACTGTTCCGTCTAATAATGTTCCGGTGTAATTTACTTCAACCATGTCGCCGGCTTTTGCATTTGCTCCCGAACCTTTCTTTTGCGAAACAAAAATTAATCCGCTTTCATTGGCCTTGGTGGTAATTTTATTATCTGCCAGGTATTTATCAAGGGCAGGTTGTTCTAAAGCCGACATTTCCTTCATTTTGGCTTCGCGTTCGGCCATTTGTTTTTGGCGACGTTCTTCCATCATCTTTTGCGGAATAATTTCTCCAACTTTCATATTCGCTTTTATGAAATCACCGGCCTTAACAAAATTTGGCAATTCACCCATACCCATTGTTTTTCTAAAAAAAGAATCTGCAGGTACAATAAATGATGCGCTATCTCCCTTGCATAACATAAGCAAACCATCTTCCAAACTACCTACAAAAGTTGAACGCTGAAGGTTGATCTCAGCAAAAGCTGAACCGTTTTGGGTGCCGTTTTTTGATTCCATTAATACAGAATCATTGCTAATTAATCTGAATTGATAATTCAAAGAAAGATTATCTCCAATTTGCGGATTTTCACCTTCTGTGTGATTAAAGTATTTATACAATAAACCATTTTCAGCTCTTGTATATCCTTCAAATTGTGAATCGGAACTATTAGTGCAACCTGAAAAGATTAAACTT contains:
- a CDS encoding FKBP-type peptidyl-prolyl cis-trans isomerase is translated as MKKIYSILAVTSALSLIFSGCTNSSDSQFEGYTRAENGLLYKYFNHTEGENPQIGDNLSLNYQFRLISNDSVLMESKNGTQNGSAFAEINLQRSTFVGSLEDGLLMLCKGDSASFIVPADSFFRKTMGMGELPNFVKAGDFIKANMKVGEIIPQKMMEERRQKQMAEREAKMKEMSALEQPALDKYLADNKITTKANESGLIFVSQKKGSGANAKAGDMVEVNYTGTLLDGTVFDTSIESTAKANNLYNPQRPYEPIKFQLGVGQVIPGWDEGIALLNKGAKAKFIIPSKIGYGENAAGTIPPFSTLVFEVELVNFSAGPPPQPQGGQAPTGHEGHKH